From a region of the Tursiops truncatus isolate mTurTru1 chromosome 2, mTurTru1.mat.Y, whole genome shotgun sequence genome:
- the LOC117311188 gene encoding LOW QUALITY PROTEIN: protein SREK1IP1-like (The sequence of the model RefSeq protein was modified relative to this genomic sequence to represent the inferred CDS: deleted 1 base in 1 codon; substituted 1 base at 1 genomic stop codon): MAVPGCNKNSVRAGCKKCVYPGHLTFECRNFHXVDPRRDIILDVSSTSSEESDEENEELNKLQALQEKRINEEEEKKKAKSKEKIKLKKKRKRSYSSSSTEEDTSKQKKQKYQKKEKKKEKKSKSKKGKHHKKDKKKRKKEKHSSAPNSSEISKK; the protein is encoded by the exons ATGGCAGTTCCAGGTTGCAACAAGAACAGTGTCCGAGCAGGCTGTAAAAAATGTGTCTATCCTGGTCACCTGACTTTTGAATGCCGCAATTTTCACTGAGTAGACCCCAGAAGGGACATAATTTTGGATGTCAGCAGCACAAGTAGTGAGGAGAGTGATGAAGAGAATGAAGAACTGAATAAACTGCAAgcattacaagaaaaaagaataaatgaagaagaggagaagaaaaaagcaaaaagcaaagagaaaatcaagttg aaaaaaaaaaggaaaaggtcttATTCATCCAGTTCCACTGAAGAGGACacttcaaaacaaaagaaacaaaaatatcagaagaaagaaaagaaaaaagagaaaaagagtaagtCAAAAAAGGGGAAGCATcacaaaaaggacaaaaagaagagaaaaaaggaaaagcattccTCTGCCCCTAATAGTTCTGAAATCTCCAAAAAGTAA